The proteins below come from a single Carnobacterium divergens DSM 20623 genomic window:
- a CDS encoding sugar ABC transporter permease → MKNYAKSQKTSRLIGKILTYLFMILLSIIIIYPILITASSAFKAGNVSAFSLDLNSKWTLGNFGRLFNETLYASWYKNTLIIAISTMIVQVTVITLAGYTYSRYRFIGRKNSLLFFLIIQMVPTMAALTAFYVMALLLGALDQYWFLTLIYIGGGIPMNTWLMKGYFDTVPIDLDESAKLDGAGHLRIFWQIILPLVKPMIAVQALWAFMGPFGDFMLAKFLLRSPEKLTVAVGLQTFISDAQNQKVSLFAAGAILIALPISVLFFMLQKNFVSGLMAGGTKG, encoded by the coding sequence ATGAAAAATTATGCGAAATCACAAAAAACAAGTCGATTAATAGGCAAAATTTTAACGTATCTTTTTATGATTCTATTATCAATTATTATCATCTATCCCATTTTAATTACGGCTAGTTCAGCCTTTAAAGCAGGAAATGTCTCTGCCTTTTCACTTGATTTAAACAGCAAATGGACATTAGGAAATTTCGGACGACTATTTAATGAAACACTTTATGCAAGCTGGTATAAAAACACCCTGATTATTGCGATTTCAACAATGATTGTTCAAGTAACAGTTATTACGTTAGCTGGATATACCTACAGCCGCTACCGTTTTATTGGTCGTAAAAATAGTCTCTTGTTCTTTTTAATTATTCAAATGGTTCCAACGATGGCTGCTCTAACTGCCTTTTATGTAATGGCGTTATTACTTGGTGCGCTAGATCAATATTGGTTCTTAACGTTAATTTATATTGGTGGCGGAATTCCAATGAATACATGGCTTATGAAAGGTTATTTTGATACTGTTCCCATCGATTTAGACGAATCTGCTAAGTTAGACGGAGCAGGACATTTGCGTATTTTCTGGCAAATTATTTTACCTTTAGTAAAACCAATGATTGCGGTTCAAGCACTTTGGGCATTTATGGGACCTTTTGGAGACTTTATGTTAGCCAAATTCTTGTTACGTTCTCCGGAGAAATTAACGGTTGCAGTAGGTTTGCAGACCTTCATTAGTGACGCACAAAATCAAAAAGTATCCCTTTTTGCAGCCGGAGCGATATTAATTGCGTTGCCAATCTCAGTGCTCTTCTTTATGTTACAAAAGAATTTTGTGTCTGGCCTAATGGCTGGTGGAACCAAAGGATAA
- a CDS encoding DUF1189 domain-containing protein has product MKQTSFPLNYFQSMLTPKAAFYGRNQLNWFQIVIVFLFLNGLLMIPVSLSFANSKQFQLEEMMPNALQLIDNETMKSMEGIDFKNGEMQSTSQLLIEKESGVVGVNQPEKALKKEMNVVAFEKNQFILKDQSGYEFNVAYTKNFDKTASTTAKQLVNELKRMWYQQNRAFVSFTMMLMTGSILVVSNILLIGGSAIFVWLTKRNAYSSIASYRESVNFILNASGWGMLLGLMVGIVHFDLTIMLSLSSLGMVIMLTAAFVITKFKDKKM; this is encoded by the coding sequence TTGAAACAAACGAGCTTTCCCCTAAATTATTTTCAAAGTATGTTGACACCAAAGGCTGCCTTTTATGGTCGAAATCAATTAAACTGGTTTCAAATTGTGATTGTCTTCCTATTTTTAAATGGGTTATTGATGATTCCAGTAAGTTTATCCTTTGCAAATTCAAAGCAATTTCAATTAGAAGAGATGATGCCAAACGCCTTGCAACTGATTGACAATGAAACAATGAAGTCAATGGAAGGAATTGACTTTAAAAATGGAGAGATGCAGTCTACTTCCCAATTGTTGATTGAAAAAGAATCAGGAGTCGTAGGCGTGAATCAACCTGAAAAAGCATTAAAAAAAGAAATGAATGTAGTAGCATTTGAAAAAAATCAGTTTATTTTAAAAGATCAAAGTGGTTATGAGTTTAACGTAGCGTATACAAAAAATTTTGATAAAACCGCAAGTACAACAGCTAAACAATTAGTGAATGAGTTAAAACGAATGTGGTACCAGCAAAATCGCGCCTTTGTTTCATTTACCATGATGCTGATGACGGGATCTATCTTAGTGGTAAGTAATATATTGCTAATTGGCGGATCGGCTATTTTTGTTTGGCTTACAAAGCGCAACGCCTATTCATCCATTGCAAGTTACCGAGAGTCTGTCAATTTTATTTTAAATGCAAGTGGTTGGGGAATGTTATTGGGATTAATGGTAGGTATTGTTCATTTTGATCTCACTATAATGCTTAGTCTAAGTTCATTAGGAATGGTTATTATGTTGACCGCTGCATTTGTTATAACTAAATTTAAAGACAAAAAAATGTAA
- a CDS encoding Fur family transcriptional regulator, whose amino-acid sequence MKNSQVVHSIEKLKASNIRITPQRYAILEFLIESESHPTADEIYRALADRFPNMSVATVYNNLRLFTKIGFVQEMVYGDSSSRFDFTSTQHYHAICEECGKIVDIYYPGLDDVEVVASNLTGFEVTHHRMEMYGTCPECIAKHKAADSVSPEIPVNH is encoded by the coding sequence ATGAAAAATTCACAAGTCGTTCATTCAATTGAGAAATTAAAAGCCTCAAATATTAGAATTACCCCACAACGTTATGCTATTTTAGAATTTCTAATTGAATCTGAAAGCCATCCGACTGCGGACGAGATTTATCGTGCTCTAGCAGATCGTTTTCCAAATATGAGTGTAGCGACAGTTTACAACAACCTTAGATTATTTACTAAGATTGGCTTTGTACAAGAAATGGTTTATGGAGACTCTTCAAGTCGTTTTGATTTTACATCAACTCAGCACTACCACGCTATTTGTGAAGAATGCGGAAAAATTGTTGACATCTATTATCCTGGATTAGATGATGTTGAAGTGGTTGCTTCTAACTTAACGGGTTTTGAAGTCACTCATCATCGTATGGAAATGTATGGCACTTGTCCAGAATGTATAGCAAAACATAAAGCAGCTGACAGTGTGTCACCAGAAATACCAGTCAATCATTAA
- a CDS encoding carbohydrate ABC transporter permease, with protein MKPKAVQPNEVKKAMRLSFIPGLGQFYNGQPFKGVIFLGLTIIFISQMAVSGVQALIGLVTLGSVPIEDHSLFLMIEGTLQLIITVLFLVFYSINLMDAKRVATMKSNGEKINRTAKEIIANMLDHGFPYLLTFPAYFAMIFTIIFPVLVTIFMAFTNYDFYHIPPASLIDWVGFKNFFSIFFLSSYRATFMAVFSWTVIWTLLSSTLAIVLGVFTAVIANQSFIKGKRFFGVIFLLPWAVPAFITIMSFSNMFNDSIGAINTQVIPLLNHLPFIDIGAIAWKTDPFWTKVAIILIQGWLGFPYIYVMTTGILQSIPGELYEAAKIDGANAIQRFKQITMPMILFVAAPIFVTQYTGNFNNFSMIYLFNEGGPGSVGGGAGSTDILISWIYKLTTGNSPQYSVAAAVTLLISALIITVSLIIFKKTNAFNMEDL; from the coding sequence ATGAAACCAAAAGCAGTTCAACCAAACGAAGTAAAAAAAGCCATGCGCTTGTCTTTCATTCCAGGATTAGGACAATTTTACAATGGACAACCCTTTAAAGGGGTTATTTTTCTAGGATTAACCATTATTTTTATTAGTCAAATGGCTGTAAGTGGCGTTCAAGCACTAATAGGGTTAGTTACATTAGGAAGTGTTCCTATTGAAGATCATTCTTTATTTTTAATGATTGAAGGAACCTTGCAATTAATTATTACCGTTTTATTTTTAGTTTTTTATAGTATTAATCTGATGGACGCAAAACGGGTAGCCACCATGAAAAGCAATGGTGAAAAAATCAATCGCACAGCAAAAGAAATCATTGCCAATATGTTAGATCACGGTTTTCCTTATTTACTTACATTTCCAGCTTACTTTGCAATGATCTTTACGATAATTTTCCCCGTATTAGTTACAATTTTTATGGCATTTACCAACTATGATTTTTATCATATTCCGCCTGCAAGTTTAATTGATTGGGTGGGGTTTAAAAACTTTTTCAGTATTTTCTTTTTAAGCTCTTATCGGGCAACTTTTATGGCCGTTTTTAGTTGGACTGTAATTTGGACGCTATTGTCCTCAACGTTAGCAATTGTGCTAGGTGTTTTTACAGCAGTTATTGCAAATCAAAGTTTTATTAAAGGCAAACGATTTTTTGGAGTTATCTTTTTACTACCTTGGGCAGTACCAGCATTTATTACGATTATGAGTTTTTCAAATATGTTCAACGATAGTATCGGAGCGATTAATACTCAAGTTATTCCGTTACTCAATCATTTACCTTTTATTGATATTGGAGCGATTGCTTGGAAAACCGATCCATTTTGGACAAAAGTAGCGATTATCCTAATTCAAGGCTGGCTAGGTTTCCCTTATATTTATGTAATGACAACAGGAATCTTACAGTCTATTCCAGGAGAACTTTATGAAGCTGCAAAAATCGATGGGGCCAATGCAATTCAACGATTTAAACAAATTACAATGCCGATGATTTTATTTGTGGCAGCACCTATTTTTGTTACGCAGTATACAGGAAATTTCAATAACTTCTCAATGATCTATCTATTTAATGAAGGCGGGCCAGGAAGTGTTGGTGGAGGAGCGGGTTCAACAGATATCCTTATTTCATGGATTTATAAATTAACAACAGGAAATTCACCACAATATTCTGTCGCAGCAGCAGTAACACTTTTAATTTCAGCACTGATTATTACAGTCTCTTTAATCATCTTTAAGAAGACAAATGCCTTTAATATGGAGGACTTATAA
- a CDS encoding extracellular solute-binding protein, with product MNKKSFKKMALGLLSASVILTLAACGNGSSSKKDAPADDKTLTVSVAKGYVDYVKDIKGDFEKENDIKIKVVEKDMFDQLEALSLDGPAGKAPDVMMSAYDRIGPLGQQGHIAEVKLGNEEQYDKTDKAQVTVDGKIFGEPAVIETLVFYYNKDLITEAPKTFKDVEELAKDPRFDFKGEAGKNTAFLAKWTDFYFSYGLLAGYGGYVFGDEGTNPKDIGLNNKGAVEGITYATKWFKDVWPKGMQDVKSADNFIAEQFTTGKTAAILGGPWAAQSYKEAKINYGVATIPTLDNGKNYKPFAGGKGWVISNYSKHKEVSQKWLDYVTNKDNQTKFYDATNEVPANQAAREVAKGKNDELTNAVIAQYANAEPMPNIPEMGEIWTGAENLMFEAAAGNKTPQESADASVKIIKEAIDQKYTK from the coding sequence ATGAATAAAAAAAGTTTTAAGAAGATGGCATTAGGATTACTTTCAGCATCAGTTATTTTAACATTAGCTGCATGTGGGAATGGCAGTTCAAGTAAAAAGGATGCCCCAGCAGATGATAAAACCTTGACAGTATCCGTTGCTAAAGGATACGTTGATTATGTAAAAGATATTAAAGGGGATTTTGAAAAAGAAAACGATATTAAAATTAAAGTAGTTGAAAAAGATATGTTCGATCAATTGGAAGCCCTTTCTTTAGATGGCCCAGCAGGGAAAGCACCAGATGTTATGATGTCTGCTTATGATAGAATTGGTCCACTAGGGCAACAAGGTCATATTGCTGAGGTAAAATTAGGCAATGAAGAACAATACGATAAAACAGATAAAGCACAAGTAACAGTTGATGGCAAAATATTTGGCGAACCAGCAGTAATTGAAACACTCGTTTTCTACTATAATAAAGATTTAATTACTGAAGCACCAAAAACGTTTAAAGATGTTGAAGAATTGGCGAAAGATCCGCGTTTTGACTTTAAAGGAGAAGCAGGAAAAAACACAGCATTCTTAGCAAAATGGACAGATTTTTATTTCTCATACGGTCTATTAGCAGGATATGGCGGTTATGTCTTTGGAGATGAAGGAACAAATCCAAAAGACATTGGGTTAAATAATAAAGGTGCAGTTGAAGGGATCACTTATGCTACAAAATGGTTTAAAGATGTATGGCCAAAAGGGATGCAAGATGTGAAAAGTGCAGATAACTTTATTGCAGAGCAATTCACGACAGGGAAAACAGCAGCAATTCTTGGTGGTCCTTGGGCAGCTCAAAGCTACAAAGAGGCTAAAATTAACTACGGTGTAGCTACAATTCCAACATTAGACAATGGCAAAAATTACAAACCATTTGCTGGTGGAAAAGGCTGGGTTATTAGCAACTACTCAAAACATAAAGAAGTTTCACAAAAATGGTTAGATTACGTAACGAATAAAGACAACCAAACAAAATTCTATGATGCAACGAATGAAGTACCAGCTAACCAAGCAGCTAGAGAAGTTGCAAAAGGTAAAAATGATGAGTTAACCAATGCTGTTATTGCGCAATATGCGAATGCTGAACCAATGCCAAATATTCCAGAAATGGGTGAAATTTGGACAGGCGCAGAAAACTTAATGTTTGAAGCAGCTGCAGGAAATAAAACTCCACAAGAATCAGCTGATGCGTCAGTAAAAATCATTAAAGAAGCAATCGATCAAAAATATACAAAATAA
- a CDS encoding glycoside hydrolase family 13 protein — protein sequence MEKKWWQDSVIYQIYPRSFQDSNDDGIGDLRGIIKRLDYLEKLGIDAIWLSPVYQSPNDDNGYDISDYESILPEFGTMEDMEELIAEGKKRNIKFIMDLVVNHTSDEHPWFIEAKKSKENPYRDYYIWRDPVDGKEPNDLQSIFSGSAWELDETTGQYYLHLFSKKQPDLNWENPAVQQEIWKLMNFWLKKGIGGFRMDVIDLVGKIPDQKITGNGPRLHEYLKKMNQETFGKYDVMTVGETWGATPEIAKLYSNPDRQELSMVFQFEHIGLDEQPGKSKWDYQPLDFIKLKRVLSKWQTELGNEGWNSLFWNNHDLPRIISRWGNDSPEYRELSGKMLATLLHLMKGTPYIYQGEEIGMINTPVSSIEEIDDIESINMYQERIKQGYESKDILKSINRKGRDNARRPMQWDNSLNGGFTKGKPWLSLNESYTELNVEKALADPNSIFYYYQQLITLRKENPLVVWGDYKELLPDDPHLFVYERSLANEKWLVMANFYNKSASYHGEIQEIDKVVLSNYPNPQQNLVGMTLKPYEVIVFKLK from the coding sequence ATGGAAAAAAAATGGTGGCAAGATTCCGTGATTTACCAAATCTATCCTCGAAGCTTTCAAGACAGTAATGATGATGGTATAGGGGATTTAAGAGGAATTATAAAACGACTAGATTATTTAGAAAAACTAGGAATCGATGCTATTTGGCTTAGTCCTGTGTATCAATCGCCTAATGACGACAATGGATACGATATTAGCGATTACGAATCTATTCTTCCCGAATTTGGGACGATGGAAGACATGGAAGAACTCATTGCTGAAGGAAAGAAACGAAACATTAAGTTCATTATGGATTTAGTTGTTAATCATACTTCAGATGAGCATCCATGGTTTATTGAAGCCAAAAAATCAAAAGAAAATCCATATCGTGATTATTACATTTGGCGTGACCCAGTGGATGGTAAAGAACCAAACGACTTGCAATCTATTTTTAGTGGGTCCGCTTGGGAGTTAGACGAAACAACAGGGCAGTACTATTTGCACCTATTTAGTAAAAAACAACCCGATTTAAATTGGGAGAATCCAGCCGTCCAACAAGAAATATGGAAATTAATGAACTTTTGGCTGAAAAAAGGAATAGGCGGTTTTCGAATGGATGTGATTGATTTAGTTGGAAAAATACCAGATCAAAAAATTACAGGGAACGGTCCAAGACTCCACGAGTATCTCAAAAAGATGAACCAAGAAACCTTTGGAAAATACGATGTCATGACAGTAGGTGAAACATGGGGGGCCACTCCAGAAATTGCCAAACTTTATTCCAATCCAGACCGTCAAGAATTATCAATGGTTTTCCAATTCGAACATATCGGGTTAGACGAGCAACCTGGTAAGAGCAAATGGGACTATCAACCCTTAGATTTTATCAAATTAAAGCGCGTATTATCTAAATGGCAAACAGAATTAGGCAATGAAGGCTGGAATAGTCTTTTTTGGAACAACCATGATTTACCTAGAATCATTTCAAGATGGGGAAATGATAGCCCAGAATATCGCGAGTTAAGCGGGAAGATGCTGGCAACTCTCCTTCATTTAATGAAAGGAACGCCTTATATCTATCAAGGAGAAGAAATCGGCATGATTAATACCCCTGTTTCTTCTATAGAAGAGATTGACGATATCGAAAGCATTAATATGTATCAAGAACGTATAAAGCAAGGTTATGAAAGTAAAGACATCTTAAAATCAATCAATCGTAAAGGGCGTGACAACGCTCGCAGACCAATGCAATGGGATAATAGCTTAAATGGTGGCTTTACAAAAGGGAAACCGTGGCTTAGTCTGAATGAATCGTATACGGAACTTAACGTAGAAAAAGCTTTAGCAGATCCTAATTCAATTTTTTATTACTATCAACAATTAATTACATTAAGAAAAGAAAATCCACTCGTTGTGTGGGGGGACTATAAAGAACTACTGCCAGATGATCCACACTTATTTGTCTATGAGAGGAGCTTAGCAAATGAAAAATGGCTAGTGATGGCTAATTTTTATAACAAATCTGCTAGTTATCATGGCGAAATTCAAGAAATAGATAAAGTAGTGCTATCGAATTATCCAAATCCTCAACAAAATCTAGTTGGAATGACGTTAAAACCTTATGAAGTAATTGTTTTTAAACTCAAATAA
- a CDS encoding alpha-glucosidase has protein sequence MNKQWWQSAVVYQIYPRSFQDTNDDGIGDIQGIIQRLDYIHSLGVNVIWLNPIFISPQIDNGYDISNYYRIDPIFGTMTDVEELIEKAHQLGIKIMFDFVLNHTSDQHPWFQEALHDPDSLYRDYYLWADEKETGQLPNNWASFFGGSVWEKVPDRKEYYFHLFAKEMPDLNWKNPEVRIAMLNIATFWLAKGVDAFRLDAFIHIAKEKNYPDVANVPEGELAIAEEFYSNLPEVHEYLSDFIKEVRRVKPDVFIVGEAASADVDLAVAYTDQTKDECDAVISFRHFVEDESQKDPLLPAGMQKGPLDYHVFKNVMVEWQVKLASIGGPTLYWNNHDMARIASRFGDERPEYRKNSSKMLATLMYLQKGIPFILYGEELGMLNLKMKDLAAYEDPGAVRFYEKATSIGYSDSAILEMLNSSSKDVSRGAMQWDASDYSGFSKVAPWSGVNQSKEDTVATEDIEKNSVLNYYRKMIALKKTSLFTTGVFQLQETSDEFYCYTRSIEDSTANIYCNLTDTPKQITCSKAEQAGDILLENDGNYIQNQQIHLAPYGCLVIKLKGE, from the coding sequence ATGAATAAACAATGGTGGCAGTCAGCTGTTGTCTATCAGATTTATCCTCGTAGTTTTCAAGATACGAATGATGATGGAATTGGTGATATACAAGGGATTATCCAGCGATTAGATTATATTCACTCACTTGGGGTAAATGTCATTTGGTTAAATCCAATATTTATTTCACCTCAAATTGATAACGGTTACGACATATCAAACTATTACCGAATCGACCCGATTTTTGGCACAATGACGGATGTCGAAGAATTGATTGAAAAAGCGCATCAGCTTGGAATTAAAATTATGTTTGATTTCGTTTTAAACCATACATCAGATCAACATCCGTGGTTTCAAGAAGCCTTGCATGATCCTGATAGTTTATATCGGGATTACTATCTTTGGGCAGATGAAAAAGAAACAGGTCAATTGCCAAATAATTGGGCTTCCTTTTTTGGTGGATCGGTTTGGGAAAAGGTTCCTGATCGAAAAGAATATTACTTTCACTTATTCGCTAAAGAAATGCCCGATTTAAACTGGAAAAACCCAGAAGTACGCATAGCAATGCTAAACATTGCAACATTTTGGCTAGCTAAGGGCGTGGATGCCTTTCGGTTAGATGCTTTTATTCATATTGCAAAAGAAAAAAATTATCCAGATGTAGCGAATGTACCAGAAGGAGAACTTGCGATTGCGGAAGAATTTTATAGCAATTTACCAGAAGTACATGAATATTTAAGTGATTTTATTAAAGAAGTTCGACGTGTTAAGCCGGATGTATTTATTGTTGGAGAAGCTGCTTCAGCTGATGTTGACTTAGCAGTTGCTTATACAGATCAAACAAAAGATGAGTGTGACGCAGTCATTTCTTTTCGACATTTTGTTGAAGACGAAAGCCAAAAAGACCCGTTATTACCAGCAGGAATGCAAAAAGGTCCGTTAGACTATCATGTATTTAAAAATGTAATGGTAGAATGGCAAGTTAAATTAGCTTCAATTGGTGGTCCAACGTTATATTGGAACAACCACGATATGGCAAGAATCGCAAGCCGATTTGGTGATGAAAGACCTGAGTACCGAAAAAATAGCAGTAAAATGTTAGCGACTTTAATGTATTTACAAAAAGGAATTCCGTTTATCTTGTATGGAGAAGAGTTGGGGATGCTCAATTTAAAAATGAAAGACTTGGCAGCCTATGAAGATCCAGGTGCTGTTCGTTTTTATGAAAAGGCAACAAGCATAGGCTATTCTGATTCTGCAATCTTAGAAATGCTAAATAGCAGCAGTAAAGATGTTAGTCGTGGAGCAATGCAATGGGATGCAAGTGACTATTCAGGATTTTCAAAAGTAGCCCCATGGAGTGGCGTCAATCAATCGAAAGAAGATACTGTTGCCACAGAAGACATTGAAAAAAATAGTGTGTTAAATTACTACAGAAAAATGATAGCGCTTAAAAAAACATCTTTATTTACAACCGGTGTATTCCAATTACAAGAAACGTCAGATGAGTTTTACTGCTACACACGTTCGATTGAGGATTCAACTGCGAATATCTACTGCAATTTAACAGATACACCTAAGCAAATAACCTGTTCCAAAGCAGAGCAAGCAGGTGATATTTTACTTGAAAACGATGGCAACTATATACAAAATCAACAGATTCACTTAGCACCATACGGATGCTTGGTAATAAAACTTAAAGGAGAATAG
- a CDS encoding glycoside hydrolase family 13 protein: protein MEKSAILHRPDSEYAYLYQEGEFHIRLRTKKDDVTTAFLISGDPYLFGEDQWYQEQQPMTLLASTEIHDYWQIVVEAPYRRLQYAFSLVGKDQETVFYGDRGSFEDTKEVREVAGYYFRMPYFHEIDRFKAPDWVKKTIWYQIFPERFANGDPSITPVGALAWGSKEHPDTTDFYGGDLQGIIDHLDHLTELGINGLYLCPIFKASSNHKYDTIDYFEIDPAFGSKETFKELVGKAHQRGIKVMLDAVFNHAGDKSPLWQDVLKNGKQSKYVDWFHIHSFPVAIGENGNFEGARTVSYDTFAFTPHMPKLNTANPEVQDYLLDIATYWIKEFDIDAWRLDVANEVDHHFWKKFYQATTALKKDFYILGEIWHSSQSWLQGDEFHGVMNYAYTETIEDFFIKKSIAPTKMVSGLNEQLMLYRQQTNEVMFNMLDSHDTARLLTICNGDKELAKATLAFTFLQHGSPCIYYGTEIGLDGANDPDCRKCMIWDKDKQDLTLFEFTKKLIQLRKEHQELLSFGSLEWHLIEENEKVVGFRRTANDETIVAYFNQGDAAYTVNDHGTLLMEQSAELIDEKWHLKQNGFVILKK from the coding sequence ATGGAAAAATCAGCAATTTTACACAGACCAGATAGTGAGTACGCGTATTTATATCAAGAGGGAGAATTTCACATTCGATTGAGAACGAAAAAAGATGATGTCACAACAGCTTTTTTAATTAGTGGCGATCCTTATTTATTTGGAGAAGATCAATGGTACCAAGAACAACAGCCAATGACATTACTTGCTAGTACGGAAATTCATGATTACTGGCAAATTGTTGTTGAAGCACCTTACCGTCGTTTACAATATGCTTTTTCATTAGTTGGAAAAGATCAAGAAACCGTTTTTTATGGAGATCGCGGAAGCTTTGAAGATACGAAAGAAGTCCGGGAAGTTGCAGGATATTATTTCAGAATGCCTTATTTCCATGAAATTGATCGCTTTAAAGCACCAGATTGGGTTAAGAAAACGATTTGGTACCAAATTTTCCCAGAGCGATTTGCAAACGGTGACCCAAGTATTACTCCAGTAGGAGCCTTAGCATGGGGAAGCAAGGAACATCCAGACACAACCGATTTTTACGGTGGTGATTTACAAGGAATTATCGACCATTTAGATCATTTAACAGAGCTTGGGATTAACGGTCTTTATTTATGCCCGATTTTTAAAGCGAGTTCAAATCATAAATATGATACCATTGATTATTTTGAAATTGATCCAGCCTTTGGAAGTAAAGAGACCTTTAAAGAATTAGTCGGTAAAGCCCATCAAAGAGGGATTAAAGTGATGTTAGATGCGGTATTTAACCATGCAGGAGACAAGTCCCCATTATGGCAAGATGTCTTAAAAAATGGCAAGCAATCAAAATATGTCGATTGGTTCCATATTCATAGCTTCCCTGTTGCAATTGGTGAAAATGGCAACTTTGAAGGAGCTAGGACGGTTTCTTATGATACGTTTGCATTTACACCACATATGCCTAAATTGAACACAGCAAATCCGGAAGTGCAAGATTATTTACTTGATATTGCCACATACTGGATCAAAGAATTTGATATCGATGCTTGGCGCTTAGACGTTGCTAACGAAGTCGATCATCATTTTTGGAAAAAGTTCTATCAAGCAACAACAGCCTTGAAAAAAGACTTTTATATCTTAGGTGAAATCTGGCATTCCTCTCAAAGTTGGTTACAAGGCGATGAGTTTCACGGCGTAATGAACTACGCTTATACCGAAACGATTGAAGATTTCTTTATTAAGAAAAGCATCGCTCCAACTAAAATGGTTTCAGGCTTAAACGAACAATTAATGTTGTACCGTCAACAAACCAATGAAGTAATGTTTAATATGTTAGACTCACATGATACAGCACGCTTATTGACCATTTGTAATGGAGACAAAGAATTAGCAAAAGCAACACTGGCCTTCACTTTCTTACAACACGGTTCACCATGCATTTATTATGGAACTGAAATTGGGTTAGATGGTGCTAACGATCCTGATTGCCGTAAATGTATGATTTGGGACAAAGACAAGCAGGACTTAACATTATTTGAATTTACCAAAAAATTAATTCAATTAAGAAAAGAGCATCAAGAGTTGTTGAGTTTTGGTTCATTAGAGTGGCATTTAATTGAGGAAAATGAAAAGGTAGTCGGCTTTAGACGAACAGCAAATGACGAAACGATTGTAGCCTACTTCAATCAAGGAGATGCTGCATATACTGTAAACGATCATGGAACCCTTTTAATGGAACAATCTGCTGAATTAATAGATGAAAAATGGCATCTTAAACAAAACGGATTTGTTATTTTAAAAAAATAA
- a CDS encoding LacI family DNA-binding transcriptional regulator gives MVTLTDVAKRANVSKMTVSRVINHPEQVTDELKELVFKAMKELDYRPNVAAKALANNRTQVIKFFILEEMDTTEPYYMNLLTGIAKELDKYHYTLQLVTKNSFDIGACDGYIITGMREEDYRWIEGAKKPVVLFGENHHGYDFVDTDNKYGTTLATQHAIQQGFTSIVFIGINVKEPFEYSREAGYINTMQQHGLVPVIHRFENRSRYSSEFIIENWNQFKPGTAFICSSDRLAIGIERSILTLGGKIPQEYGIIGNDGVFLDQIASPPLTTVKQSVIEMGVDCARMLLNKIEQQGAPQGSHFFQPELVIRESTVPVIKPE, from the coding sequence ATGGTAACGCTGACAGATGTGGCGAAAAGAGCAAATGTTTCAAAAATGACCGTTTCTCGAGTAATCAATCATCCTGAACAAGTAACAGATGAATTGAAAGAGTTAGTTTTTAAAGCCATGAAAGAGCTAGATTATCGCCCAAATGTGGCAGCTAAGGCGTTAGCAAATAATCGCACTCAAGTCATTAAATTTTTTATCTTGGAAGAAATGGACACGACGGAACCTTACTATATGAATTTATTAACAGGTATCGCAAAAGAGTTAGATAAATATCACTATACATTGCAACTAGTCACTAAAAATAGTTTTGATATTGGTGCATGTGACGGGTATATAATCACAGGTATGCGAGAAGAAGACTATCGTTGGATTGAAGGTGCTAAAAAACCAGTTGTGTTATTTGGAGAGAATCATCATGGGTATGATTTTGTTGACACAGATAACAAATACGGTACCACTTTAGCAACACAACATGCTATTCAACAAGGATTTACCTCCATTGTTTTTATTGGCATTAATGTCAAAGAACCTTTTGAATATTCTAGAGAAGCAGGTTATATTAATACTATGCAGCAACATGGTCTGGTACCAGTAATCCATCGATTTGAAAATCGTTCGCGTTATTCCTCGGAGTTTATCATAGAAAATTGGAACCAATTCAAACCAGGCACAGCTTTTATTTGCAGTTCGGATCGATTGGCGATTGGCATCGAGCGTAGCATCTTGACATTAGGAGGGAAAATCCCTCAAGAATATGGCATTATTGGGAATGATGGTGTTTTTCTAGATCAAATTGCTTCACCACCATTGACTACCGTGAAGCAATCCGTCATTGAAATGGGCGTTGATTGCGCTAGAATGCTGTTAAATAAAATTGAACAACAGGGCGCTCCACAAGGAAGTCATTTTTTTCAACCAGAACTAGTCATTCGTGAATCGACGGTTCCTGTAATTAAACCAGAATAA